Within the Mauremys reevesii isolate NIE-2019 linkage group 2, ASM1616193v1, whole genome shotgun sequence genome, the region ctttaaaaatattaagctTGTTACAATCTAAAATTTTACAAGTATTACCTTTTAGAGAATGCTAAATTTGCCTAGTTATGCATTGAAAAGTCAGGAAACAAAAATGTAAGGGTGTTTGCACTACATTAACTCTTCCCTGTTATACGTGTGTGTTACAAAAGCGAGCAAGTATAATCTTATAAACGTTTCTCAAAACTGTTTCTGCAACTTAAAAATGTTATAGATGGTACATGTGTATCTATCCTTGTGTAAATGGATATTTTCATCATCGCTGTCCAGTATGTTTAGTGACTTAAATGTTCATATCAGTtctcttcttttttaaattattttattaattcacTCAGCCTGTGGACtgcacattttcttttcaattggCAGCATAGCTTTCCTCAGCAATTTAAGAAATTAACCATGAATTTAGTAAGAAAACCCCTTTCAAAATGTACAAAGTGCAATCTTCAGTGCATAATAACTGCAAAATCAAATCCTACTTTTGTCAGTGCTCTCCAAAGCATTTCTCAATGAGgaatatttacatgccaaatttAAACTTTCTACCCCTGCCATTTGGACTTGATAGCTGTCCAGAAAGCCTGAAGGTTTTTTAATTATGAGGTTAGTGGTTTTCCCCCTACTGTTCTATTAAATAATAGCAAATCCATCTTTACTCAaacttcaaaaaaaaacaaaaaaactttctgCTTTGGACACAGACAAattatggaaaatttcagctttttggGTGAAAGCTTCTGGAAGTCGTAAGCAACtgaaaattaagtgtttaaattCTAACCCTTCAACAACCTTAATGATAGCATTTGCTAGTGCTCTCACCTTAAATATTTTTAGGGTCGGGCATATAATTGAGAGGAAGGCACAACAGAGTGTGACTTGGCCACTATTTTAATACATACCATTTTTCTGTTACTGGATGTGAATTCCCTTTCTCTATAAAATTaatgtctttattttaaaatatatttattttccaaACTTTTAAGAGCCAGTTAGAAATGGCAAAAGGGAATAAATATTTGCTTGACTTTAACTTAGTAATGAACATCTTGCAGCATTATTATTGCAATAACTTAAGCATATTATTTTTTCTAAAATCCGTGAACATTCTATAAAAAGATCAGTCATCTTATATAGTTATTAAAGGCTTGCTAGTGTATTTTGCTCTGTTTAcagtcattttaattttgttCTCCCGTCCAGGTAAAAAATTTTGCTGTTATTTATCTTGTGGATATCACAGAAGTACCAGACTTCAACAAGATGTATGAGTTGTATGATCCCTGTACAGTCATGTTTTTCTTTAGGTATGCCTTATTTCTACTATATAATTTAATTTGGTGTATTGGGATTACATGCTATAATTACGGGCAATGTATTGTATTCATTTTATATATGctcatgtatttttaaaaaaatatttaagaggGTATTGTACTTATGTACAAGTAATTGCATTCAAGTTCATTGTGGCTCTTCCCTAATTAATCTAATACATCTTAACACCTTGTAACAATTCTTCAGTAATATTAATGCCCTGACCCGTTGCCATTTAGCATTTCCAGGCCTGAGAATTAAAAACAGCCCTGTTATGAATCAAGATGATACTGCAaataaagcctggtctacactaggaagttAGGTCAGTAatactacatcgctcaggggtgtgaaaaatctgcaCCCCTAAACAACGCAGTTAAACCCACTTagccccctgtgtagacagtgctaaatTGATGGGAGAATTATCCTGTTGACTTAGCTACCACCCAtcggggagatggattacctacccTGACagaagaacccctcccatcatcataggtcttcactgaagtgcggcagctgcagcattttaaatttaaatgaaccCTAAGATCCTGACTGTGGGCTGAATTTTCACTCTAGTGCCATCTTCTTCTCAAAGTACAGTGGGAAGTTAAATGGCATTGTTTTATATCTTATTGTGTGTTAATGTATGCCATCTGGCTTAATCAGTCTGGATAATTTTCCTCACATTagactcattgaagtcaatggagtacagtatttccattgacttggagGAGGCCCATTGCACACAGGAAGCATTATTGCATTCACCTCTCaagcagagtttttaaaaaagcattctgagctttttttccttcctgctacCCAGCTGCACACAACACTGTACCTATGAAATCAGCAATTTTGCATGTTTGAATATGCACAGCAGCTGATTTTAGAAGTTAGATTTACAGAAACAAGCCCTAAGtgtaattaaaatatttacatttaaatatCAAATGTGTAAGTTTATAACAATATCCATATCTCATAGTTGAAATGTCTTGCATTTCCTAGAGTGGTAGAATTGCTAAACTTTTTGCATTCATTCCTCTGTATTTGCTTCACATTTTGAAGTATGGCAACATTTAAAGAGACTGCCACATAAAATGTAATCTTTACTGTAAACTAATAACACCTCAAATTACTTGTGCTTGTACTTTTTGGTTTCTTGGGGAAATAAAAGTACACTGATCCACTTCACTTTGTTGTTCTCATATACTAGCACAACATTTGAGTTCTTGGCACCCTAGGGAATTTCAAATTTGAATttctaagaaataaaaaatacatcTCATTCACATGCCAATTAAATAAACACAGAGAGAAAATATTCATAATAGATAACTATCCACATTATTCAGTTCTTGAACCACTAGAACTACTTCTAATTGATAAAATATGTTAAAGGACAAATACGTCTAGAGCTTTTTAGCAAGGGATTTAGTTCAGAAATGTTATTTTTTTGtgagggggaggcagtgggaggaAAACATGAAGACTGCTATTCCTAGGGATAAACATAAATCTCTGAATGTTACAATCTTGGTGCAGGTCATCTTTATTGTAACTTTAGGAacagaaaaatactattttaaaacaGCTAGGCTATCAACTTTCAACCTGAGTGTGACCATAACAAATGTTGTATTCTGCCATTTAATGTAATACTTATTTGCTGACCTACAAGGATATGGTAGAAGAGCTACATATTGCAGGGCGCCTGAGTCCTGTGAAATATTACAAGAGAGAGTAGTTTAGCATAttgatctgtttttttttctttcctcttaaaGGAATAAACACATCATGATTGATTTAGGTACAGGTAACAACAACAAGATTAACTGGGCGATGGAAGACAAGCAAGAGATGATCGACATTATAGAAACAGTTTATAGAGGCGCTCGTAAAGGTAGAGGTCTCGTGGTGTCGCCAAAAGACTATTCTACCAAATACAGATATTGACATTCTGTGACACTTACCCGCTCTTTTagtccacctccacctccacatAATTATCCTTTGTATATAAAAGttgatttacatttttttattttgaatgtatTTTGAACTCTTATTTAAAAACTTTGTAAAATTTCATTTGCAAAAATAGAAGATGTGAAGTCTGGAACCATTTGATTTCAGAAATGCAATATCTGGATCATTCCTTTTGAATTAAAGGACTTTAACTCTGCAAATGTCAACCTCTCggtataatatatttttttaacacaATTCTATTagaaaaatatgtaaaatatgaCAAGTTGAACAAATGTACATGAGAAACCTTTAGTGTAGCCTTTTAATGGATAAAAAGTAGTGCTATATTGTTCTTGCCTTTAGCTTATTATCAGTAATAATAAAAGTATTTGCCTTTTAAGGTACACCTCTTTAAGTTAATGGCTTGTCACTTTTGTCAGAGTCCTCATATTCATGGTATTTTATTCACGTCTGGTAATGGATACCAGAAACCATTAGCACTAAAAAGAGAGGGCGAAATACTAAGCAAGCAAAATTCTCTGGAAATACAGTTGTtgcatatcttttttttttttaaaaagatgctttGTGTGATTTCCCCACTATAAAGTTATAATTACAGAATTACTATTCTACAACTAAAGTTTAGACACTTATCATTATATGCATTTTTCATTATAAATCTGACTGAAAACCACTTCTAATTAAACCAGAAAAggtcttttatttatttagtttgtgTGCAACTGTACCAGCCATTTTGATAAATGCAACTCTGACTTTGTTGCATTCCCTGATTCTCAAGAACTAGTGCATATGGCTATATTTAACTATGGTGAGTGATTCATTGTTTGCGATGTAAAATGTATTTCTAGGTGctatacaaaatatttaaaaaatatatgaacAGTCCTAATTTTATAAGCACTGTATGAACAGGGATCCAGGGCCAAGACTATTGGGCATCTTAGAAGCAGCACTACGGGAGTCCCCGCTTCAGTCTCTGTGCTTGAGATTGTAGTGATTCATCTCCAtgaagattattttaaaaaacaaaccaccttTTATATTAAGAAAATGCCCAAGACTTAGATATAACATGTTAtctgaataatttaaaatataaaatttgttttttattaaaattgGAACTAAAGAAGTTCATAGTTCAGGTTCCATAAACATCTTTAACTTTTCCCTGGTATCCCTGGCTAATTTCACCCTTATCATAAACCCTTTTTTCTCATTCACCTGACCTCAGATACATTTTCAAATTGGACTGAAACTCTGTCAGACCATTGCATCTGGCCCACAGGCACACTTCCAGTTCACCATTCTTTTGCCTCTTACTTTGTTTGTACTAACTAGAGATTCTGTGTCTTCTCATTGGGGTCCTAAGAACAACATACTTCATCTTCACCCAAATATAGTTTAGGAGCATCTCTCCCGTACACCACCATTCCACGGTGAGCTCTATCTAGGCCAGTAgtcttcaaactttttttctggcaacccagttgaagaaaatttttGATGCCTGcaacccagtggagctggggatgcgggggttggggcgtgggaggggctcaagactggggcagagggttggggtgtgggagggggtcaaggctctgggctggggatgcaggctctggggtggggccggggatgagggatttggggtgcagaaaggggctctgGTTTtggggggctcaaggctggggcaagggattgaGGCACATggttacctcaggtggctcccagtcagtgggggtgctaaggcagaattcctgcctgtcctggcactgtggaccacgctgcaccccggaagcggccagcagcaggtctggttcCTAGGCAGAGAGAGGTGCACAAACAGCTCTGTGcggctctcctctccccacccttccccccaccaatgggagtgcagagctggtgcttgggggtgggtgcctgcaggtgagagctGCACGGAGATGTTTGTGCACCTctttcccccgccccacacaaacctaggagccagacctgctgctggctctaTTCCAGGGTGCAgtgcggtgtcagaacaggtagggactagcctgccttagccggacAGCACTGTTGACAGGACTTTTAATGACccggttggcggtgctgaccagagccaatATGATCCAGTACCTTACATTCTGTGACCCTTTAAAACCACTAGCTTAGAGGAAAGACCATTACAGGATGGGGGTGTCCTATTGCTCTTTTAGGCTTGTTGGGAACTCCCGGAAAGGCTGAAGCAACCTGGCAGAAATGCTTCTAATAATCTGGAGCATGGGTATGAAGATTCTGAAGTGGTTTCAAGAACTGGAGTTTTTAGGCATCCATGTAGTTGGAAAGATCTGCAAAACTTGATTAGGCTGGTGGGAGAGTTCACAACTGATGCTGCTGATTAAATTTTATAATTTCGTAGATACAATGAAGTAGCTTAAGGCACTTGCATTATAAAGGGAAAGAGAAGTGTCCCAGGTAACGTCAAAGGTAAACATGGACTAGCAGGGGCtacaaggttttttttaaagcctggtCAGCTGTTCACTGACTCTCAGGGTCCATCCTGGACTCTGCCTTTCACTAAATAGTTGAGAAACTAATTTTAACAATTTAACAGCTGAAAAGCAGTtgatcattttatttttgtttgttctgcCTGCTACACTAATCAGAACTGGCTTGACCAGTTGAGGTAGGAGAGGGGTAGATGCTTAGTTGATCAATGAATTAGTATGCTTATTTAGCTTAGCCTTTACTTGTCCATATAGCAGGAGTGAGATAGTGTTTTAAATAGATCTAGTTAGACTGAGGTGAAACTCCTACCTTGCTTAAACCCATGTAATCCATACTTAAATAATTTCAGCTTGTTTTGGTATTACCAAAGCATGAGCTAAACAGATTTGTGACAATGAAACTGGTTTACATGTGTCTATTAGGGATTAGAACTTCTTTAACTAGGTTGATTTTTAAATAGATTCTTGGATTTATGCAACTTTTCTAAAGAAGCCCTCTGAAATAATTGCTTTATTCTAGCATTCCACTTTTGGAAGACTGATTCCTGTACTACTGCATTCCTGCTTTTTGTCTCAAGCCAGCGGAAGGGAGGTGGGGTGAAGAAACAAGATCCATAGTAGTTTTAAGTGTGCACTCCTTCCTGAAACAGTATTGTTGAGAATGATTAACTTGCTTCTCTTCATTGGTCTTTTCCTGTTCTTTTCCTTTACTAGAGTTAATTTTGGGTGCATTCAAGAAAAGGCAGATATAAACTGCATTGTAAATATCTTAATTGGGAAATTATTTCCTAGACTAAATTCTTTGGGATAGGGACAGTCTTCCCTTGTGTGAACAATGCTCTGTGCATAGTAAGTGCTTCTGGATTAAaaataaagtagcatttttctgaACAATATTATTTACCTACTCATACCTTTGTTTTTGTACCCTGTAAAAGATGTGTTTAAATGCCATGAAATTCCATTTCCAGCAAGATGTTGCCTGGTAATAGAACCATCCTTGAAGTTAATTAGTTTTCTTTAATGTATTCTTTCAAGTCTATCTTGTTTAAGCACATGTATGATAGCATTATCTCATGTTTCAAAACCTATCCTATACTCAAAATGGGATCCTTTCTGAGCTCAACCCCTCATTCTGGGGAAAGTAGTGGGTAAGATGTTTTCTTACTACAAATTGTATGGAAAGATGTATGCACACCTCAGTGTTGTTATGCACTATTTTGGTGGGGTTTTGGAAAGAGGTATGTAACAAGACAGAACTGAGGGCTCTGTTTAAGTGCACAGTGCTTTTCTGTGTATAACTTTGAAAAAGCAACTTGTATTCAGAGGTGTGAAAGTACAGATGAATTTCCAAGATGCATCtttagcttgtagtgtagacattagCCAGGGGTGTGATTCTCCTGCTTATGCACACATACTCATGGTAGTTCTCACTGAACTAGTGTGAGTATAAATAGCTgcgtgggcagggctggctttaggttGATTCCCCCAATTctcctgaattgggccccgctcCTAGCAGGACCCTGTTCCCTAAAGAAGAGCTCCTAacttaggcacctttttaatttttactcacccagcggtgctctgggtcttcggcagcaggtccttcactcgctccaggtcttcggcggcatttcggcagcaggtcctttagtgctgcggaagacccggagcgaagACCCGtagtgccgccgggtgagtcatccctgctggggccccgttgAAACTATTCGAAACGGGCCCCgtacttcctaaagccggccctgcgtgTGGCAGCAGAGGTATGGCTTAGCCATGCTTAGTACAAATCCTGAACCAATGGGTGCCGTTACCCATGCTAACatggctacactgctactttAAGTAGCTTGATGGGGGTTAGAACATGTGTATGCAAGCAGAGGAATCACAGCCCTAGCTTGTAGTGTAAATATAGTCTGTGCATCAAAGTAGACTATATCACTCAGATAAAAAGATAAAAATCTTATTTCAGCGTTAATACTATGGGTACatattctgagagagagagagagagctcgtGCGCACACTGAAACTAAGAGTGACAAAATAATGTGGGTTCATGCATACACGATATTGCAAGTGTGGAAATACATTGCCACAACAGAATTCAGTTATTCTGGGACTATTAAACTCAAAAACAAGGAAATTCTGAAAcaaatgtaaacatttattttgaaaatgaatagctttttatttaatctttatcattttaaaaattacatggCTGAGCAGATTCATTAcagaatatttttggattttttcaatTAATATTGTACACAAATTTGGTGTTATCTCTTGATAAGATAGTGTTTCTTCTGTGGCAATCTTAAGTAAAATGTGTCATTAGTCTGGTCATAACTCATCTTTCCTCTATTGGATCAGTAATAAAAAATGGAGACTTCATATCTTGCATGACATAATTTGATTATATACTTTTCTTTCACTGGAGCTATTCTTTG harbors:
- the TXNL4A gene encoding thioredoxin-like protein 4A isoform X1, which codes for MSYMLPHLHNGWQVDQAILSEEDRVVVIRFGHDWDPTCMKMDEVLYSIAEKVKNFAVIYLVDITEVPDFNKMYELYDPCTVMFFFRNKHIMIDLGTGNNNKINWAMEDKQEMIDIIETVYRGARKGRGLVVSPKDYSTKYRY
- the TXNL4A gene encoding thioredoxin-like protein 4A isoform X2, which codes for MYELYDPCTVMFFFRNKHIMIDLGTGNNNKINWAMEDKQEMIDIIETVYRGARKGRGLVVSPKDYSTKYRY